The region TACTAAGTGGTCTTAGTCGTGATTCATACTAATGTATCTTTAATCGTGTAATAATTTGTCAAATGAGCAAAGGTTGTATCACACAGCAATAATATGACTACAATAGTTCATAGCTCCATTCACATGCAGTACGCGACATAGATAAACATGTCCTAAATTTTCGAtccaagttaaaaaaaaagcaaatggAAGGATTGTCACCCTTCCGAATACACTTAAAGTTCAGATGATGCACAAACTGCTCTTCaatatttcatattgttttaaaatagttcaaatcgcaaacgaaattcttgaaaaacaACATCATTGACGTGGGTATATATAGCGATGACCATGACCTTTCTTCCCTTTTTCCCATCGATTTCCctttaacaattaaaaatgaaaacgaaaaacagGACTCACCATTCGAACCAAAGCTGATATGAACACTGCCATCCTTGTGTATATTTAAATTGTGTGTTGATGCAGGCGCTCTCAAATCCTTAAAACTATAATCACTATGCTGTAAGGCATCCCGGTACAATTTCACAGATTGGTAAATCAACGCCCACATCTGTTCTTCCGAAACCGGAGCATTGAAGGACTTTAGAATATCGTACAATGTCATACAACTATACGGATCCGTACAACAGTCGATCGATGAACTACCACCCACTTTTTCACCCGACGATGTGCTTGGCTCCACTTTGTGTTGGGGTAGTCGTTTTGTTGGTGTTACGTCATTGTTTGTAGAATGACGATTTGAGTTTGATTTTGCTGTGCATGTGTCGGCCATGATTTCGTTAGTGTGTGGggaatttgaacaaaaaaaaattatccgCGAaacaaatgtgaaaaaaatgtcGCGTTTAGTGGTTTCGGTTCACGGAGTATTTTAcacatttcattaaataattttgacagaatTATCTTCACCCTCCCCaatattttttcggttttattaTTGACACAAACTTTTACTTCTTTGACgtacaaaacaaacaatttagtGGATCACTATATTCTATGCCATTTATAAGAGGCCTTGGTAATAATTTACCCCGATCACACAGCGATTTCAActtgatttttctttcataaaattttcggtttaaCTTCCGAGTTTAAATTCACATTTTACTTCAACAACATAACAACACGacagtgacaaaaaaaaattggtggtGGCCGTTaaaaaaccaattaaaaagtaaatttgcaAACAGTGATTAGTTGATTACAATTTAACTAATAAttcttctaaaaaaaagttgtttgtgATTGACCGCTCACCCACTTGAACACAATAATTACAATTAGAAATTTCTACCAAAACTTTGGCTTATCTGGTCGCTTTTAACCGAACACATTACTCGATGATTTCATACTGATATGTCTTGAACACAGGCAGACAATTGAGAAcagaacaaaatataaaaaaattgtttcaatttcaaaagaggaaaataatttaatcagaTATAACAGACACGTTCAACGTGTGCGTTTGACATTCGATTCGGAACTGCTAGTATATTCATCGTCTGTTTTTGTGTAAGGTTTAAGAGCGATTTTATTGAGAgatatttttgttgagtgCAACAAATACTATAATATGGTTGAAAAAGCTCTTTGGCCGTATATTATACACAGAGCTGAATTTAATATCTGCGGTGGCGGTGTGTTCAGCTTTTTTATTCTTCAGGAAACTTTATCTTATAACTATCCAAAATTGTTGCAATATATTTCAGAAATATTATGCATGGGAAATGTTTCGAAAGCCATGGACACAGCCACACATACACATACGTATTATTGAAGAGAGTGGAATATTCAAATGAGTGCATTAATCAAACatcaaacattaaaaaatatgTGCAATCAAGAGAGCGTGACCATATACACTGAATGCACCGGTCGGTGAGGTAGTTACATATACGTACAtagttttattgaatttgttctgaataaatttcgtattttattaaatgtttCTGGAAATCAGGGCCGGCTTATATCGGAAATAACTGATATCAATctgttaaagaaaaaattgactgtCGAATACTTGTGACTTGTCTCATGTCTGTGATTTGTGAGTGGTTGTGGTTTGTATTCGTAATCcagatattttattaattgaacaAATTAAGAACTagattttttgcttttttgttgTGTGGACGAAGTGAATCTGTGCAAAATCCCAAAACACAAGAAAACATCATATGCTGAACCTAACAACCTATACAAGGGTTGCGTCGTATATTGATTGGATCGAAAACATTGTGTGGGAGGTGAAGTGAGAGTAATTGGAATGACAGCTATGCAACATCAGCACACATTGGAACCCTTTCTACATGAGGGCAATGCAACACTCGTCATTATCGTTGTAATCCaagaaaaaatctaaaattgttttctttaaattatgCTTCCTGTTGAATGTCTTAAGCtttatgtttttaaatttttttttagaaatttttctggtctGAGTTTTTCTTGTGTTTGGCTTTGTTTTTCGAGTAGTTCTTAAATGTTCTTCTAGTCCGTTGCCAAAGCGTTACTTAAAAAAACCGGCGTTTCCCTCATGTCGGCCTTCCTATAATAACACTGACATCTTTCGTCTACTGTATGAGGAAATTACGCAGACCGCTCGAGTCTTTATCGTCATCCCATCGTAAACAAGTTCCTCAGTGTAGAAGTTGAAACTTAATTGTTACTGACagtaaaataggaaaaatgatGTAGAAGACAGTTGAAAAAATACACCACACAAGAAACACTATAATGATAATAAGAATCGTCAAGACTCAAGACACTTTATTTGCTGATCTAATGACACTTTTTAGTTCATATCTCTGAACGAGGGGAAACTACTCGGGAAATTGATTACACAGCCTCGAAGGAATTGCCGGAACATTTGAATGTTTTCCCTAACTCAtcagtaaaaataataataattggaATGCGTTTCAGAATTAACTCCCATTACCGTAAAGGATATACGTCGTCGCTTTCAGCATTTAGCAACAGCATTTAAATTATACCTTTCGATCTAGTAGCCTTCAGTCTATGCGATCGACTAGTTTCTCGTCAACGTTCCAGTTGAGTCACTGACAAATTATTGTTAAACTTTCTCGCACAAAATTCattctttaaaattgttgCATCCCTACAATGTCACGATGTCGAAAATGTCATTTATCGGTGCCATCAAATAATCGCCTTTTCGAAGAAGGCAGACCATCATATCGACGACGCAATTCCAACTACTTGACTGTGCCATCAAATGAGCGCCTATATGAGGAGGCCAGACCCTCGTTCAGATCCTCACTGCGACAGCGAAATTCCAAGTACTTGACGATGCCATCACATGAGCGCCTATATGAGGAGGCCAGACCTCCGTTCAGATCCTCACTGCGACCACGAAATTCGGAATACTTGACGGTTCCATCAAATGTAAACGTTCATTTGAGGAGCTTAGATCATCATTCCGTCGATAGAGAGATAAGGATTTATCGAGACGATGATGATGCCAATATCATAAGTGGCTTCTGTACAAAATCCTTCAATAAGATATGATTTCGTCGTCTTACATAGTAGAATATAGTAGAAAGTatgattaaacaaatgaagtgaacGATTTTACTTCAATCTGTGATAAACGGCTTAGACCACAGCACTACTACCTGCTACTaggaaaatattcggaggctggtGAAATCACAGTAGCACTGCGTTAATGttatacagatagatgacttgttttcgttgtatatgagttaaaacataggtttgttccaaggtcatttcgaaatgtaaaatttcatccatagaaggcaacttaacctcaactttcaggttgacgaaaatcgTCAAGGCTATAGACTGTTGGGGGAATTCACCTACTatgaaattgtcaaatttgagaATCCAACTTCtacgaaaatgtatgaaaatatcaaattttgtgtgtgtcacccgcgtatctgtatctgcgagACCtacccaaagtttacagccttggaaaattgtaacgaaaaatttacaaagaactTTGTTGACGTTCAGGTTATattcatctctgtggatgaaatcgtcgtcgttcgtgttgtcaaagttcgggtttacagttatttgtaGCAAAcctatacaatacaaacaatactAAGCGGTAGCTTGTATAACTAAaacctccaaatttgacacttgtcaatacagtgttcatgctagtagcagtgctgtgcttaGACTCAATCAAGTTAAAGAATCAACAACCAAATGATATGTTTATCCCGCCTGTGACAGGAAATATTTTACAGTAAACCAGTGCTAAATCATACTATTTTTCACAAAGGGAATTCACAAAGTcatatatacaaaaatatttctgtataTCTCGCATATCTTATAACTCTGTATAAGTTTGACAACTGCCACCTGgaagaaaatgatattttttacgCTGCGgattttgaaaaaacaaaataccaCAGTGTAGCGCGTGATCTCAGAAGTCCGGCAATGCAATTAGTTCTTTaatcggaccaatatttaccgagcgataagactttggaaaaaagttttgtttcacATTGCAAACATAGTGTTTCAAAGTTTTATCGCTTggtaaatattgaaaaactaattgcaTTGCCGGACTCCTGAGATCACGCGCTGCACACccgcattttgtttgatcaaaatcTGTAGCgtaaaaaatgtcattttcttTCGGGTGGCAGTTGTCAAATTTATACAGAGTTATGAGATATACAGAAATATACGGATACGGAGTATATTTCTGTGTATTTGACTTCGTGAACTCGCTTAtagtttctttatttttaacatttttgaatataatataataatacATATAGTTATCatctaaaaattaattattatcttTTGAGTCTGAACATTCAAGACTTTGCCATGTAAAGAGAAAACACTGAGATTAAACAGTTTGCACAAATGACGTATAACTTATAAATCCAAAGTCATACAAGTTACAAGTCAGATGGTTATAAGTCATAACCGTCATAACTTATAAATGAGCCACCTTTAAAGTCAAAGTTGTAAGTTCATAAGTTTATAGGTAAAAAGTATGAAAGTCGAACGTTATAGAGATGGTAATTTGCTCATTCCATTGTAATTTTCTGACTTTAGGAATAAACTTGCCGACCAAACTTTCGAAGCTTTCATAGCTCTTCATCCTGAAGAGCTTCAACTGCCGACAGAGTCAGGACCATCATTTTTCGATGGTATGTCCCAGATTTTTTACATTAGCTGTGTTTGTGAGGTTGAGATAGGCATTATGATGCAAAATTGGTTCGTCCTCTGTAGCTCCTAACTCTTCTCAGCCAAAGAGCTTCAAGATTTTGATGGATTTCACATGATTTTGTAGGTTGGCTTCTAAACTTTAGGATGATTTACGTCACTTTAGGTTGATTTCTAAAGTTTTATTGCACTATATGATCCACTGTCTTCCCATCTATATAACTTTCGACTGTCATACTTTTGACATATAAACTTACAAACTTATCACTTTCACTTTATATGTGGTTGACTTATAAgttatacgtcatttgcgcaaactctATAAAATGTTATTGTCACGTTCCTGATTTATAAGTCagaattatttaaatatttcaatgccAAAACTCTTGGTCCAAGAGTGGTCATTTAAATAATACATTAGATTCGGTAATAAGGTAGTAGCAGAGAAGTATGTGATATTGAGAAGTTAGAGCTGTACTTTGAGTTTTCTCTAATGTTTGAAAGTTTAAGAGGAATCACCACTTggctaaattgtagcctacatttctgcgttttttattatttgatcgGCGATatctttaaaaagaaaaagtttttcaaaaatgtggaaCCATTATTTTCCGTAAAAGTATGTTagctttaaatgaaaaatatttttttagctatAGTTTTATGTGCTCCGAGAAAATCGTGCAGATTATGCaaacttttatcaatttaaaaaaaaattaactaacCCTacggaaatagttatttgttaaccgaGGGAACAAAAGTTAACCGAATGTAGTAGATTTACAGTAActattttcttgcattttttctaaaaaaaattaatttaatttttattaatgaagAAAACCCGAAATTGAGAATCCTCCTATcacaataaataatgaattcaTCAAAGCTCGTTAATTTTAAACAACCTTGCAAGGTCGCTTTATTTTTGGCATTATGATTCTCTGTTACCTCTTCTTATCAGACAAGACGCGATAATTTAACCATTTGTTATCGCCAAAACGACagttttattttgacttggttcttcaattaattttgatttatcaaaaatccatcaaaactTTGCCCTCAATAAACCACCTATATCAGTCGTCGGAACGGAACATCAAAACGTTTTGTTATTAACAGACCGTACAGAAATTAGCGATGTAATGAGCTCTGGCTAATTTCATCTTGCACAGCAAATATTTGCTGAATAACCAAtgaagtgaaaatattttgtatcaaatatTACGTAACACTATATAAACATGAGAGCAGCAGATTAAATGATTACATCAGGATACGTTTGCCCTTTATAGAAGGTCAAGTAAACTAATAATAAAGATGAATCATTGTCAGAGCTTTAGatagaaataaattgattCAAGAAGCTTTTTATTGCTCAGAAGGAATCGAAGCTCTAAATTAACCATCCCAGTttttaacctttcagaaacacGGCTATATGGTTATAATATTACTGTCAGTAATCGCAAAACGTATATGATTTGAAAACTCCGGAGGGGcataattagtttttcaatcggctCAATATTTgctaatttggaaaaatgataTGATCAAGTGGTATGTGTGATCAAACGGTTTCCCAAACTCTCATCACGTAGCCCTAAGACCATAAGCTATACGCTAACATCgaggaaaaaatttaataattttcacttGACATACTAGCGAAGCACAAGAAGAAGCACTAGCGAAGCGAATTTCTATTGatagagtaaaagtaaaattgaagataaaaaatgactgccgtaATACCGCTCCAGACACTGTTCCAGCATTATAACCCCttgaaagaaaggaaaaatctgcaatttgtcaaaaactttttttttcaacgactgcagcccaaaagtactgggttcatataatgtgtggaacgatagttggagaggccagctacaacataACATACTCAGTTCCACGAAACATCCGTTTTGCAGCGAAGGCGAACACTCCAAACATTTGCTATAGTTTTGGGCATAACTCTTGTAAATTTACTTGCACCAACCAGTGCATATATTCCACCTGCaagtctttccaaggccgtcATTAGTAcaatattacaataatttaaaaaaattatttcttggGCTGCTGCCGAAAAACTCTTTTCGGTACTGAGGCTTTTGAAAGCTTTACaacgacaataaaaaatgagtcgaaaaaaaattaaaattcttaccTTTCATCCCCCTGCATGTAAAATAAGTACTAATCCATATGAAACGGAACAGATTTTAGATAAAGACATTAGTTTAGAACATGTATGGAtactcaacatttttgaataagaTATTCCACTAACTGACTGCTCGCCACACTTTTACATCAATAATTAAATGACAGATATTacgtaaatatttcttttagcCATGCATCCACATTAAAATCTTCAGATCAAAGCATTCTTATTCTTTAAGATAACCATCTGCTACATTTAAAACAGCGTCCACATTCTCCGGTTGCACAGCCATTGCTAACCATTTTCGAGCCTTCAACACAATCAACTCCCATTTGTCCACCTCATTTGCCAAATGATTTGTGAAGAAGCATATCGCTAATGCCGTTGCGAAGACCTGCTGAGTGAACTTATGCTTGGTAGAGGCTGAAATCACCGaatcaaacattaaaaaagACAATTCAGACTACACTGCATGCACAAACCTTCttccattttcttcaattttctccCTAAGATCGAGACGAGCTCACCGTTTAAATCAAAAGATCCATCGTATGACTGAAGGCTGATCAATTGTATTAGAGCTGGGGCTGATTTTTCTGCAATAGCATTTTCACCAAGTTTAAAGGTGTTCACGAGTTCATCGTTCAAATCAGAAGATCCATCGTTTGACTGAAGGCTGGTCAATTGTATTACAGCTGGGGCAGATTTTTCTGCAGTATTTTTTTCACCACGTCTAAAGGTGGTGTTCACGATTGACTTGATCTTAGATCTGAGAGACATTGATGTATAACAATCGTTTGACGTCACTGCTGGCGTCAAATAACGTCTTTGTGGGGTTACTGGCATAAACCGCTGTATATCCGAGGAACCGATCGAATTCAAGCTACACCCTCCCTGCCATCCATGAGCAAATTGTGTGGGCACATGTCTAGTTTCAATTACCCATATATCCGTCGAGAATTTGTCTTTCTTTACGTCACTAGCAAAGAAAGAGGTGTACATTGAAGCAAGCCCTGTCGTGTTTGAAGGAAacgtaaaaaaacaaattggttCAACGTTTCACATTTGTGAAGATAACTTCACTAATTGTCTctaaattatatttataataaatacCATTCTGACATCCAATTTCTATTATCTCTTGCTTCAagttttcttcttcctctttcGAATCATAATTGAAGCGCACAGCAGAAACTTCAATTTCCAATTCACGAATCAGTTTGATTGCTGCAAGACGATGTAGAATGGACGTGTCACCAGCATTACTTGAAAGAGAATGCTGGAAATATTTCACCTTAGCTTAAATATCAATTTCCACCTTGCTATCAAATTGAAGATCTAATTACCTCCACTCTCACTGTCAAAGGTCCATCGGGGGATTGTGCTGTAATTAAAGCTGATGTCGGGGACTCATTTCCAAACAATCCAAACACCAACATCTGAGATCCGTCATACACTGGCGGAATTCTTTTCGGTGACTGTTTAAACTTCGAAATGGCTTTCGCGGACGCTGACTCCACAGGCTTATTGTAGCCGACTaacgttttcgttttgttaagaggagcaatttttttcacttgaaCAGGATCTGCAGGCAGCCCTTCCCACTCTACTTCGATATCAGTCAGTGACGGTTGCAGACTATTTTTTAGTTGATTGAGAATCTTCTTCTCCATGGTTTCATTGTACGTAACAAAGGCAGATGTTCCACCGCCAGCCTTAGCTACCCCTTCAACCAAGCTATGAGATGCTGCGTCACCAATGCCAAGTGTAAATACACGAACTTTGTGGGCGTTGGCCTTAACGATCCCGAAGATTTCTTGAGTATTGGAAACCTAAAACATGTTTCTTTATTTATCGGAATATGCGAATATCGCTGTCATCTATATCACTGCTCCATCAgtaagaataaaaatttgtttcaagtaACCATCTCGTCCGGACATATCGTATAATCTCTTTAAAGGTTCAAGAATTTCGGTTCCTCCAAGATCGGCTCTCAGATCTAGATTTACcctattgtaaatatcttttaATTGAACTATCGAAAGACCTACCCTTTGCATGTGCTTTCGCTCTCTTCAAACTTTCGTCATCATATTTTACACTAGCTTGAAATAACAACTCAAATGTGGAACCGAACCCCATCACGTTAAAATAACAATCGGCAGGCATAGAATGGAGAAACAGCTGAAAAATCCAACAGAtaaattttatacatttaaAACGACATCAGTCATACTAAAAGTGCTTTCTTTGCCAAAGAAATGCTATCACCCATCATTGACATAGATCTATCCACCACAAAGATAAGCTCAGTTTTTTGTTCATCCAATTTAAAACTGGGTATTAGATAAACCATGACAACGGTTGAGCCATTTCCATTCTTCTATAGAAGTACTTGATGTTAATGGTGAATTG is a window of Bradysia coprophila strain Holo2 unplaced genomic scaffold, BU_Bcop_v1 contig_350, whole genome shotgun sequence DNA encoding:
- the LOC119080680 gene encoding von Willebrand factor A domain-containing protein 5A-like gives rise to the protein MFANNFGEHSNVCCGLVSVAAREIYPIPLISVDVSASVIHAVAQVEITQKYVNKEERPIEAIYYFPMNPDGAVTNFQAELDGRVIKGTVKPREEAERAYNKAVTENTTAFLGEEIKADIFKLRIGFLKPEAEVKIIIEYITEVKNEPGSDNIRFYVPTTIAPRYVSAKETDDGAIAIRNMKFSLTSPAPLSISVTISMQGGIKSIESPTHNVRVEKLKRISEDDVWHKTVVELSGKTTDMDRDFVLNIVPEESHTPRLYSEKNGNGSTVVMVYLIPSFKLDEQKTELIFVVDRSMSMMGDSISLAKKALLLFLHSMPADCYFNVMGFGSTFELLFQASVKYDDESLKRAKAHAKDLRADLGGTEILEPLKRLYDMSGRDGYLKQIFILTDGAVSNTQEIFGIVKANAHKVRVFTLGIGDAASHSLVEGVAKAGGGTSAFVTYNETMEKKILNQLKNSLQPSLTDIEVEWEGLPADPVQVKKIAPLNKTKTLVGYNKPVESASAKAISKFKQSPKRIPPVYDGSQMLVFGLFGNESPTSALITAQSPDGPLTVRVEHSLSSNAGDTSILHRLAAIKLIRELEIEVSAVRFNYDSKEEEENLKQEIIEIGCQNGLASMYTSFFASDVKKDKFSTDIWVIETRHVPTQFAHGWQGGCSLNSIGSSDIQRFMPVTPQRRYLTPAVTSNDCYTSMSLRSKIKSIVNTTFRRGEKNTAEKSAPAVIQLTSLQSNDGSSDLNDELVNTFKLGENAIAEKSAPALIQLISLQSYDGSFDLNGELVSILGRKLKKMEEASTKHKFTQQVFATALAICFFTNHLANEVDKWELIVLKARKWLAMAVQPENVDAVLNVADGYLKE